The Planifilum fimeticola genomic sequence GCGATGGTTTCGTCATCCAGCTTCTTCTTCCAGTTGAAGGAGGGCGAACAGTTGTAGGCCAACATTTTGCCCGGATATTTGGCGTGAATCGCCTCGGCGAAGCGGCGGGCTTCCTCCAGGTTGGGTTCCGAGGTTTCGCACCAGATGAGGTCGGCGTAGGGCGCATAGGCCAATCCCCGGGCGATGGCCTGATCCAGACCGGCGCGCACCCGGAAGAAACCCTCCGCCGTCCGCTCCCCGGTGATGAACTCCCGATCCCGGGGATCGATGTCGCTGGTGAGCAGTTTAGCGGCGTTGGCGTCAGTCCGGGCGATGAGGATGGTGGGCACTCCCATCACATCGGCGGCGAGGCGGGCGGCCACCAGGTTTCGAATCGCCTGCTGGGTCGGGATGAGCACCTTTCCTCCCAGATGTCCGCACTTCTTCTCCGAGGACAGCTGATCCTCAAAGTGGACGCCGGCGGCACCCGCTTCGATCATCGCTTTCATCAGTTCAAACACATTGAGGGTGCCTCCGAACCCGGCCTCCGCATCGGCGACGATCGGCGCGAACCAGTAGCGCTTGGCCCCGCCCTCGGCGTGTTCGATCTGATCGGCGCGCTGCAGGGCTTGATTGATCCGCTTCACCACGTGGGGGACGCTGTTGGCAGGATACAGGCTCTGATCCGGATACATTTGACCGGCCAGGTTGGCGTCCGCCGCCACCTGCCAACCGCTCAGATAGATGGCCTTCAAGCCGGCCTTCACCTGCTGGACCGCCTGGTTCCCGGTGAGGGCGCCCAAGGCTTTCACGTGATGCTCCGTTTTCAATAGGTGCCACAGCCGCTCGGCGCCCATCTTGGCCAGGGTGTACTCGATCTTGACGGAACCGCGCAGCTTCAAGACTTGCTCCGCGGTGTAGGGGCGGACAATGCCCTTCCACCGTTCGTCCTTCTCCCAGCTCTCCTGCAGGGCTTTGGCTTCCTGCGCATCAATCATGATCCATACCTCCTTGGTATATATTTGATAATATTGTAAATATTTTACATACTCGGTATAATACCGTCCCCTCCCCTTTCCGGAAGTTGAAACTCGGGAAAGGAGCGGATGAGACAGCCTCTGAACTTGCATGAAGGGACTAAAGCCGGTCCGATCGCGTCGGACTCTTGAACTTCTGGGGAGAAGGGGGGACGAAGTCCCCGGCCATCTCCCCTTTTCTGCATCAATCCAGGTACGCGTATCCCGGAAGGGTAAGGAACTCGGCCAATTGCTCCTGGTTGATCAGGCGGGTCAGAAGCTCCCGGGCCTCATTGAACTTGCCCTTTTCAAAGGCTTCCTCCCCGATCTCCTCCCGGATTCGGTCCAGCTC encodes the following:
- the aceA gene encoding isocitrate lyase → MIDAQEAKALQESWEKDERWKGIVRPYTAEQVLKLRGSVKIEYTLAKMGAERLWHLLKTEHHVKALGALTGNQAVQQVKAGLKAIYLSGWQVAADANLAGQMYPDQSLYPANSVPHVVKRINQALQRADQIEHAEGGAKRYWFAPIVADAEAGFGGTLNVFELMKAMIEAGAAGVHFEDQLSSEKKCGHLGGKVLIPTQQAIRNLVAARLAADVMGVPTILIARTDANAAKLLTSDIDPRDREFITGERTAEGFFRVRAGLDQAIARGLAYAPYADLIWCETSEPNLEEARRFAEAIHAKYPGKMLAYNCSPSFNWKKKLDDETIARFQDELGEMGYKFQFVTLAGFHALNHSMFELARQYRERGMAAYAELQQREFASEVHGYSATRHQREVGTGYFDEVSMVISGGSSSTTALTGSTEEEQFTQV